CAGGTGCAAGCAATGTGCTTCGTTGAGGTGGTATTCAATCATTTTTGGGTGGCTATTGCAGACTTAAGAAAGCTCAGAGAAAGACGCACTTTCAAAGTTTAGATGTTTCTCCAAGTATGTGTCAAAAGAGAGGGAAAAACTGGGTGGAGAAGACAATGAGAGAAAAGTGGATTGAACAATAACTCTTTCAGAGAATCACCagagcgtgtatgtgtgtgtgtgtctgactgTACACCACATCTGGTCTTGCTGTGGGCCACAGGTCAGCTCTTCCGGGACTGTTTCTCTCTGTGTGTTCATCCTGACGATCCACACCCTTATCTCAGTGTGAACTGAGGAGCACCCCTTCCTGTTTCCTGAAACAGACGTGCTCCGATTGGAGTGCTCATGACCAGATAAGCAAGACAACGTGAAGACAAGATCCTTCAAACCCAAGTGTGtgggttatttttattattttttgtaatactTATTGTAGGACTGAGTCTTAATCGGGCTGTTTGACATGATTCCAGGATCGAGTGCCAAATTGCACAAAACTGAAACGTCAGATCAACTGATCATGGAGTTTTGTGGCGAGGCAAAGGAatcaggaatgtgtgtgtgggggcgagAAAAGAAATGTGAGATGTGTGCGTACAGTATAATGGGGTCCAGCTGTGGTTTTGAGTCACCGGTCAGACCAGGGAGCGTCGTCTTGGCTCCATGATTACTTCCCCCTCTACATCTCCATCCCGTTGTTTATCTAATTACTCACCTTCTAACCTGTGCTCCTTCACCAAACTTCAGAACCATCTGCCTTATATTGCCAGGCAGTCTGTCTGCTGCCCCCATTAAATATGCACCCCTCTTCGTTGAGTTCTTGTTTCAGCTCTGCTATTGATACTAGTGAGTGCTCCTTTTTTTATTAGATATTTTTTTGGTCCCTGCCCAGTGCGCCCATGATATCAAGAGCGCCTGAAGGATAGCTCTAAATATTTAATCACACAATCGTAACACGGAAACTATTTTGGCACCATCGTTATCAAATCTTGCACTTTAAAAGGAACACCCCGAAGAGAGGAAACCCCCTTTTGAAATGAGGTAGACTACAAGTATTAATGACACATGGTTCGTGTCATTAGCCTTCCTCGTAATCCTGTgttaaattgttatttttgtgtgttttcacagacacatttttttttcatagtcggTCTCATGTCAGCCAGAAAGGCCTCCCTTTTTGCTTGTCTGGGCTCGCTACAGCATATCATTGAATTCACATTGATCTCAGCTCATCACACCCAAATATTAGGCCAAAAAGTAATGCAAGTAGTTAGTGATAGATTCCCCCCTCTTTGTGGAGTTGCGGAATATAATACGCAAATACGTAAAGAAAAGAATAGCTTTGGCCCAGACATGCTGAAAGGTGTCCACATACGAGATAAGAAAAGTATAAGAGCGTAGTAGCCCCCCTGGCCCCCGctccacatatacacacacaccattccccagcgtattcagtTTAAACTCCTCCTACtgacctataaagcccttcacaatcaggccccctcccTCCTACCTCTCCGACCTCCGTCACccatacactccttcccgcaacctCCGCCCCTCAaagacaaacctcctcgccGTCCCCGTGACCAAACTCGAAACCTTGGGAGGACCGAACTTtttctgtcgccgcccccatcCTCTGGAACTCTCTGCCActacacatccgcaactgtactgacctccaatcctacaaatcatttcttaaaactcacctgttccgcaatgTTTTTAGCACCTTTTCATCTCTTTTAcgtattttgtgttgtttttctccttcaaaatgtgtttgtcttaaatctgtatactgtactttgcttaaaagtatacatttttatcctgtgttttacatttttgtaaGGCGTCTTTGAGAACTATGAAATTTTTGTCAGCATGTTTGCTTTTTCAGAAGTATTTATCAAACTGTTAGACCAAGAAGCTCTCGGTTTCAGTTTGATGTGTGTTTAATTAAGCTAAAAATCAttgttttggggatgtgggaggaagttgGAGTAAGCATGAGGAGAatgtgcaaactgcacacaagaCCAGGACTCCAACCTCGGACCTCGATATTGTGAGGCAGCTTCTGCCGAGCCATTTGTGAAATTGGTCAGTCCGTAACAGTGGTCAATCATTTTTTCTAAAGAGTTGACCtcacggcccggtggtccagtggttggtgcgtcaacctcacagtgcagaggtcatgggttccatcctggttccggccttcctgtgtggagtttgcatgttctctgggttctccggtttcctcccacattccaaaaacatgcatgacaggcctattgaacacttcaaattgttcCTCGGTGTGAGACTGagcgttgatggttgttcgtctgtgtgtgccctgcgattggctggcaaccggttcagggtgtcccccgcctactccagcaccccccgcgacccttttgaggataaagcggatcggcaAATGGATCGATAGATGAAGTTTATCTCGTGAGAAATTGCCAACATTTCTATCTTATGTATCCTTAGCACATGCAAAGTCACGTTCGTAACACTTAAGCGAAGATGAAAGACACCGTGCCAATTCATGGTAGTTCATCGAAACGCATCAAGGTATCTGCTTGTTGTTTCAGAGTGAGCGGACGGAATGGCTGCAATTCCAGGCTGACCTTCAGGTTGCCGTGTCAGTGGCTGACCGACTAAGAGCCGAGGCCGAAGAGGAACTGACTGCGCTCCGAACGGCCCATAAAGATGTGGAGAGGGAACTGGCTGCTGCCCTGCACAGACAGAAGGAGACCGACATGCAGCTTGTCACTTTGAGAGGGGAGCTGGAGGAGAGCAGGCAGAGGCTAGCTACCCTGAGTCAGACTCCAGACAAAACTAACGCCTGCGAAGGAGAGAAGACCGAACCTCTGATGAACTCTGACAGCAGTGAGGGAAGCCAGAGGGGGAAGGAGAGAGGGGTGTACCGGCTAGCAGGGAGTGCGACTGACAGCGTTGTCAGGGAGGACTGTGTGGCTGTCACTAAGCGATACCTGAGGAATGTAACCAATGAGGAAAGGAGGAGGGAAGAGATGCGATCTGGTGAGACGCGAAGAACAGCAGCCACTGAGAGGTCAAGGTGAGATCAACGGTTTCTATTAAGAaggtctggagaaaaaaaaatggagacgcAATCACTTATTTAATCGGAAAATGGAGCAATATATCCACCGGTACTTAAATTCACAGCTGGAATAGCTTTCCTTTGATCAACCATTTCTTTTCATGTGCTATATTGCTCCAGAAGCCTGTCCCGATTACCAGCGCACTCGGACTCCCTCACATTACAGAATGGAACTTCCCAGTCAACCGCCTCCACAACACTTGAACCAAAAAACAAAGTACGATAGTTTTGCTTCACATCGTTTTCAAAGCATGCGATATGCTTGGAAataatttaatgtattttttccaaGAATTTGGTACCGCTTAGAGGACGAAGAAGCCTGGACCAACAAGAGAGCAGGACAAACACTGATACAGGTGTGTGTATTTCAAGGGTCTTTTTGTTAAGTGTTAAGTATATGTTTTACATGATCATGTTGTCTGTCCTCGACATTATTTGGCACATTCTGGCACTGTGTATATTTGTTAAAAGAACATTGCTTGTTACGTAATGCAGTACTTTTTCATTGCAGGGAAACGTGAAGAAACTCTAAACAAGTATAACTCAACCCTCTCTGACCTGCCACCAACCAAGTGAATGGGTTACACATTAAAAATTCATTCCATCaagccaaaacatttttttccacatagaGTAAGTGATGTAACAAAATCTAACTAGAAGGTCTCAAACTTGCCTTGTTTAGGTTCCAGGATGGGTTCAACCTGCTCCTGCGTCGTCATGGAGGCTCAAAGAGGAATTCTCTATTACGTTGGTGTCAGAGCCAAACCCAAGGCTACAAAGTAAACCTTGATTCTTGTTCTTGATATAGCATAGACAATTGGAGTCGATATTGTCGTTAGTAGTACGTGACAACGGCTTACATGATGTTACCTGACATTTAAAGACACTCTAACGCACAGTGTATTTGAAACAATTTGTACTTGGTCTTTGGCAGAGTCGTGGCTTACATAGCTGACTTGTTTGCATTTGTTCAGTTCCCGGACAAGAATTATTCACAATCATCCAATGATGAACTGCTGACCAGTCGAGGGAGTAATCCACCTTTCCATCTTGACCTCAATTGAGTTATTCATCCCTGAATAGCAGATGCACTTTTATGAAACCGATGGATTGATTGAAATCTTGGGCCATACGTCTATTTTCAAAGATTGttataaatgtacttttttaatACAGGCATACTATTCACGATATGAATTTACCCTGTAGATAAGAAAAGTATTTCCTCAAGTTAGCATGTATCCCTTTATCATAGCTGATGTTCTTCAGGCTTCAGATTGGCCAAATGGCCGAATGCGTTGGGCATGTAATGCCTCTTGTTGCAGAGGTTTTAGCCTGCATTTTtatgacagattaaaaaaacaacaacacaagatTTGTCAACACAGTGTTGGTAAATATCTAATCCTATGTCTGAATCGTGGTTAGTTTATGGTCTATATTTCAAGGGTATGATGTTTCTTCTCCCGTATGCTATATTACAATATGTTGTCATACATCAACTGAAgtatttcctttttgttttccttttcaacAGAATATTGACATTACCAATTTTAGCAGCAGCTGGGTGGATGGCCTCGCGTTTTGTGCCGTTTACCACAGCTACCTCCCCTCACGTATTCCTTATAGCAGCCTCAGCCCAGACGACAAGGTGAGCTTGGTCATTTTGGATCTTGTTGTTCGCAATACATTGATGTTTTCGCTACCTGACGCACAACTCCAATAACTCAGTCTCTGGCTGCATAGTAATCAtactgcaacaaaaacaaaatattagaaacacctTCCAGGATGATGCGCTATGACTAATGATAAGGGTAGAATAACATCTTCGTCATTAACACTCACTAGCCTCAACA
This sequence is a window from Hippocampus zosterae strain Florida chromosome 14, ASM2543408v3, whole genome shotgun sequence. Protein-coding genes within it:
- the si:ch211-195o20.7 gene encoding cytospin-A isoform X2, producing the protein MGSFSSKESHGLTGNQLDSFHTPPASPQSDEPGIVLGAPRLLPSITPKSPIAVPSLPPVSVLASSSVKRSQPSSAIPPPEWRPPPPRLNSESSATVSVVSPVSTKPECTLAVKGHITSGRNGAPSISTPRTVVAQGKCAPFSPAKSPSSTCSSSLAVSSSSGPKWRERDGSLSQSFSPGPEARDVQSKELDKLLDECRITLGTSDSNDGPTDVTEMLKHLQAEVKNLKSHMQSERTEWLQFQADLQVAVSVADRLRAEAEEELTALRTAHKDVERELAAALHRQKETDMQLVTLRGELEESRQRLATLSQTPDKTNACEGEKTEPLMNSDSSEGSQRGKERGVYRLAGSATDSVVREDCVAVTKRYLRNVTNEERRREEMRSGETRRTAATERSSLSRLPAHSDSLTLQNGTSQSTASTTLEPKNKNLVPLRGRRSLDQQESRTNTDTGKREETLNKYNSTLSDLPPTKFQDGFNLLLRRHGGSKRNSLLRWCQSQTQGYKNIDITNFSSSWVDGLAFCAVYHSYLPSRIPYSSLSPDDKRHNLSLAFKTGETVGIVQSLTVEDMLRAGGPDWQMVLSYVESMYRHFEM
- the si:ch211-195o20.7 gene encoding cytospin-A isoform X1, giving the protein MGSFSSKESHGLTGNQLDSFHTPPASPQSDEPGIVLGAPRLLPSITPKSPIAVPSLPPVSVLASSSVKRSQPSSAIPPPEWRPPPPRLNSESSATVSVVSPVSTKPECTLAVKGHITSGRNGAPSISTPRTVVAQGKCAPFSPAKSPSSTCSSSLAVSSSSGPKWRERDGSLSQSFSPGPEARDVQSKELDKLLDECRITLGTSDSNDGPTDVTEMLKHLQAEVKNLKSHMQSERTEWLQFQADLQVAVSVADRLRAEAEEELTALRTAHKDVERELAAALHRQKETDMQLVTLRGELEESRQRLATLSQTPDKTNACEGEKTEPLMNSDSSEGSQRGKERGVYRLAGSATDSVVREDCVAVTKRYLRNVTNEERRREEMRSGETRRTAATERSRSLSRLPAHSDSLTLQNGTSQSTASTTLEPKNKNLVPLRGRRSLDQQESRTNTDTGKREETLNKYNSTLSDLPPTKFQDGFNLLLRRHGGSKRNSLLRWCQSQTQGYKNIDITNFSSSWVDGLAFCAVYHSYLPSRIPYSSLSPDDKRHNLSLAFKTGETVGIVQSLTVEDMLRAGGPDWQMVLSYVESMYRHFEM